A single genomic interval of Daucus carota subsp. sativus chromosome 1, DH1 v3.0, whole genome shotgun sequence harbors:
- the LOC108208846 gene encoding uncharacterized protein LOC108208846 isoform X3, translated as MTLISTEDSQEEEHFSIFFKLLLDLLKLSDDSFSALARCPVSTSKAVLDIVEEFISEQLSLAKECLSEIKKIDPTIGSEVLKVVYTVLDAATRLCKVYCNSVNWDLYNERTEKTIDQADSKELNVADHTINITKCTIEKMCEVGILAGSDGGNLVNLLNLSWKGVVSLLQLGKGKLALKVNITDIIVSLINLANDSLRCAAQSWSCPSKEKVLLTEAKRIFLPVKFYLINAVRIISHYSSQAFMVYREIILSVIMISAFKISLSSEELLKSLAEAMIELLEPTSFHLLNSLLNSAQLGQEHKIQILEWLFSPITSLKNKLGDPHARSNHIDCNSMDAIFSVSCDAMPGARILSLGRIFLFLDLLKGSPDLDDDLRLGLSSKLKWLIDSITDKNIYSSILVLQIPVLYGSGQSLEFSYRPMFLSVIHALKAFMVVVSSTPVCTDVVVFLLENIVHPHFLCREIVMELLCFMVRHAETDMVNDIIDKLCSLLKVATTSESVLVPCSGLRILARSICVLLAHCSQSTVDLVYHSVIDSSRSKSSSMYAALLMEEFPINLLTDKVKSVAKEKIITEYFGFIERFANDSLGVGMSSVLYTPVSALSAALKSLQVRISDTDMKTLKLLVAVINKYRDSEGKVKDNYLQLLSEILEIISIMKHVYESDEMEGIVIELKNLFMSGQTVSDDKLSRCIPNLAVFMAGFSHIELAEDDDSSKSVAVWELYKMLLRERHWALVHLALKSFGYFASRTNCNQLWRFVPQDAALSFDIDSGKEVNEDRFMSELKRFLEKETAHLAFTPATDQLELLVEEAKLLLENMKMLHIKLEAIKCDQVEVDDGQPANKNRELPEAVECDQVEVDDGQHANKRRKLPDGIGKGVQLLKSGLETIGDGLSAWQQSDLQNRELHAKFATQVANLKDVIDHLVALSRCTARFTWCKTWRSKNVDPLVAHF; from the exons CTGCTCTTGGATCTTCTGAAACTCTCTGATGATAGTTTCTCAGCTTTGGCAAGATGTCCTGTCTCCACTTCTAAAGCAGTGTTGGATATTGTTGAGGAATTCATCTCAGAACAGTTAAGCTTGGCAAAAGAGTGCTTGTCAGAGATAAAG AAAATCGATCCAACTATTGGCTCAGAAGTACTGAAGGTGGTGTACACCGTCCTTGATGCTGCCACACGACTATGCAAAGTCTATTGCAACAGTGTAAACTGGGATCTATATAATGAAAGAACAGAGAAAACTATAGATCAGGCAGATTCTAAAGAGCTTAATGTTGCAGATCATAccattaatattacaaaatgtaCCATAGAAAAAATGTGTGAAGTGGGAATCCTTGCTGGTAGTGATGGCGGGAATCTTGTAAATTTACTGAACTTGTCGTGGAAAGGTGTGGTCTCATTGCTTCAGCTTGGCAAGGGGAAGTTAGCATTGAAGGTGAATATAACAGATATTATAGTGTCCCTAATTAATCTGGCCAATGACTCCTTGAGATGCGCAGCACAGTCTTGGTCTTGTCCTTCAAAAGAAAAAGTTCTATTGACAGAAGCAAAAAGGATATTCCTACCGGTAAAGTTTTATTTGATCAATGCCGTAAGAATTATTTCTCACTATTCCTCCCAAGCATTTATGGTATACAGGGAGATTATACTCAGTGTTATTATGATATCAGCCTTTAAAATTTCATTGAGTAGTGAAGAACTCCTGAAATCATTAGCTGAAGCTATGATTGAACTTTTGGAGCCAACATCCTTTCATTTacttaattctttgttaaattcAGCTCAACTGGGACAGGAGCACAAGATCCAAATTCTGGAATGGTTGTTTAGTCCCATAACTAGTTTAAAAAATAAGCTCGGAGATCCTCATGCTAGGAGCAACCATATTGACTGCAATTCAATGGATGCAATATTTTCTGTCAGCTGTGATGCCATGCCCGGGGCTCGAATATTGTCACTAGGCcggatttttttatttcttgatcTTTTAAAGGGTTCTCCTGATCTGGATGATGATTTAAGACTGGGACTTTCCAGTAAGCTCAAATGGCTGATTGATTCTATAACTGACAAAAACATTTACTCTTCAATCCTTGTTTTGCAAATTCCTGTATTATATGGTTCTGGCCAATCCCTGGAGTTCTCATATCGACCTATGTTTTTATCTGTAATTCATGCACTGAAAGCCTTCATGGTTGTGGTATCCTCGACGCCTGTGTGTACGGACGTAGTAGTTTTCCTGCTTGAAAACATTGTCCATCCGCACTTCCTTTGTAGGGAGATTGTTATGGAACTTTTGTGCTTCATGGTGCGACATGCAGAGACTGATATGGTCAATGACATTATCGATAAGCTTTGTTCACTTTTAAAGGTTGCTACAACTTCTGAATCAGTTCTTGTCCCTTGTAGTGGTCTACGAATATTAGCAAGGTCAATCTGTGTGCTCCTTGCTCACTGTTCACAGTCCACTGTAGATCTTGTATACCATTCAGTTATTGATAGTAGCAGATCTAAGTCATCGAGTATGTATGCAGCCTTGCTCATGGAAGAATTTCCAATAAATTTGCTTACTGACAAGGTTAAGAGTGTAGccaaagaaaaaattattactGAATATTTTGGGTTCATAGAGAGATTTGCTAATGATTCGTTGGGAGTTGGTATGTCTAGTGTATTGTATACACCTGTCTCTGCTCTCTCTGCTGCTTTAAAGTCTCT ccAGGTCAGAATTTCTGATACTGACATGAAGACCTTAAAGTTACTAGTTGCTGTAATCAACAAATACAGAGACTCTGAAGGCAAAGTGAAGGACAATTATCTACAGCTTTTAAGTGAAATTCTTGAGATTATCTCCATCATGAAGCATGTGTATGAATCTGATGAGATGGAAGGAATCGTTATAGAACTTAAAAACCTTTTTATGTCTGGCCAAACAGTATCAGATGATAAGCTTTCTCGGTGCATACCAAATTTGGCTGTTTTCATGGCTGGTTTTAGTCACATTGAATTGGCAGAAGATGACGATTCCTCAAAGAGTGTAGCTGTATGGGAATTATATAAGATGCTACTGAGGGAACGTCACTGGGCATTGGTGCATTTGGCACTCAAGTCATTTGGATATTTTGCTAGCCGAACTAATTGTAACCAGTTATGGAGGTTTGTGCCACAAGATGCAGCACTTTCATTCGATATAGATTCAGGCAAGGAAGTAAATGAAGATAGATTTATGTCGGAATTGAAACGATTTCTTGAGAAGGAGACTGCACATCTTGCATTCACACCTGCAACTGATCAGCTTGAGCTACTTGTTGAAGAAGCAAAATTGCTACTAGAAAACATGAAGATGCTGCATATTAAACTGGAGGCTATAAAATGTGACCAGGTGGAGGTTGATGATGGACAACCTGCAAATAAAAATAGGGAACTTCCTGAGGCTGTAGAATGTGACCAGGTGGAGGTTGATGATGGACAACATGCAAATAAAAGAAGAAAACTTCCTGACGGTATCGGTAAAGGTGTACAGTTGCTCAAAAGTGGATTGGAGACAATAGGTGATGGTCTTTCGGCATGGCAGCAAAGTGATCTTCAAAATAGAGAGCTTCATGCTAAGTTTGCAACTCAAGTTGCAAATCTTAAAGATGTAATTGATCATCTGGTGGCCCTTTCTCGCTGCAC GGCTCGGTTTACATGGTGCAAAACATGGAGATCTAAAAATGTTGATCCTTTAGTTGCTCATTTCTGA